A genomic region of Vitis vinifera cultivar Pinot Noir 40024 chromosome 7, ASM3070453v1 contains the following coding sequences:
- the LOC100256232 gene encoding protein WHAT'S THIS FACTOR 1 homolog, chloroplastic, whose amino-acid sequence MLFKSPSINSQIFINCKVRVWTQFTASISSLQVVWRKDHKLDQAIENDKQWRLCARVVKEVLNEPGQVIPLRYLEKRRERLRLSIKIKTFLSQNPGLFDTYLDRIKPKSEPVDFLRASDGLRRFLEEEKRIIHENEPLIVAKLCKLLMISKDKVISADKLVHVKREFGFPNDFLVNLVPKFPDYFRLSGSPGEGKSFLELVSWNPEFAKSVIERRAEEEERATGIRVRPSFNVKLPHGFFLRKEMREWIRDWMELDYISPYADVSHLDQASPEMEKRTVGVFHELLSLSLFKRVPVPILGKFREEYRFSNAFSSVFTRHSGIFYLSLKGGIETAMLREAYKDDELIDQDPLVEIKDRFLDLLAEGHRESAEQSRLQKEAVQKDMEMMSMRIGESDGHEFGEQL is encoded by the coding sequence ATGCTCTTCAAATCTCCTTCAATTAATTCTCAGATTTTCATAAATTGTAAGGTTAGGGTTTGGACCCAATTTACGGCCTCCATTTCTAGCCTGCAAGTAGTGTGGCGGAAAGATCACAAACTAGACCAAGCCATAGAGAATGATAAACAGTGGAGGCTCTGTGCCCGGGTCGTCAAAGAGGTTTTAAACGAACCGGGTCAAGTAATACCACTTCGATACCTAGAAAAACGACGCGAAAGGTTACGTCTTTCgatcaaaataaaaacttttctcAGTCAAAATCCGGGTCTCTTCGACACTTATCTTGATCGAATCAAACCCAAATCCGAACCCGTCGATTTTCTTCGTGCCAGCGATGGGCTTAGAAGGTttttagaagaagaaaaaaggattaTTCATGAAAATGAGCCGTTGATTGTTGCGAAATTGTGTAAATTGTTAATGATATCAAAGGATAAGGTTATTAGTGCAGATAAATTGGTACATGTGAAGAGGGAATTTGGGTTTCCAAATGATTTTTTGGTGAATTTAGTACCAAAATTCCCAGATTATTTTAGGTTATCTGGGAGCCCTGGAGAGGGTAAATCCTTTTTGGAGTTAGTTTCATGGAACCCTGAATTTGCAAAATCAGTTATTGAGAGGAGGGCAGAGGAGGAGGAGAGGGCGACAGGGATCAGGGTTAGGCCATCCTTCAATGTCAAATTGCCGCACGGGTTTTTTCTTAGGAAGGAAATGAGAGAGTGGATTAGGGATTGGATGGAGCTTGACTATATATCACCATATGCTGATGTTTCACATTTGGATCAAGCATCTCCTGAAATGGAGAAGAGGACTGTTGGGGTTTTTCATGAGTTACTTTCACTCTCCCTCTTTAAGAGGGTTCCGGTGCCTATATTGGGGAAGTTCAGAGAAGAGTATAGGTTTTCCAATGCATTTTCAAGTGTTTTCACTAGGCATTCTGGGATATTTTATTTGTCTCTGAAAGGTGGGATAGAAACAGCAATGTTGAGGGAAGCATACAAGGATGATGAATTGATTGATCAGGATCCGTTGGTTGAGATAAAAGATAGGTTTCTTGATTTGTTGGCAGAGGGTCATAGGGAGAGTGCAGAGCAATCGAGGTTGCAGAAGGAAGCAGTTCAGAAGGACATGGAAATGATGTCAATGAGGATCGGTGAATCGGATGGACATGAATTTGGTGAACAGCTCTAA